From the Terriglobales bacterium genome, the window CGAACGGGCGATTACGCGGCCATACAGATGGTGCGATTTCTTGCGTGTGACCTCGACGACGATGGTCTTTTGCATCTTGGTGGAGACGACGTCGCCGACCAGCGTCTTGCGCGTGGTTTCAATCGCGGTGGTAGTTTCCGTCATTATGACTTCTCCGAGGCGGCCATCTGGCGCTGGCGCGAGATCGTCTTCACGCGCGCGATGTCCTTGCGCAGGCCGCGGATCTTCTTCAGGCTCTCCGTCTGGCCCATGTTGAGCTGGAACTTCAGGCGGAAGAGCTGGTCGTTAAGTTCGCGCTCCTGCTGCTTGAGTTCTTCGTCGGTCAAATTGCGAATCTTTTCAGCATCCATAAATCAGTTTCCCGTGGCCAGTGGCCAGCTCTCAGTGCGTTCCCGAACCGTCGCGCTGCACGAAACGAGTCTTCAGCGGAAGCTTGTGCGAGGCCAGACGCATGGCTTCGCGCGCTTCCGTCGGGGTGACCCCTTCCATCTCGAACAGGATCTTGCCCGGACGGACGACGGCGACCCAGTGGTCCGGCGCGCCCTTGCCCTTGCCCATGCGGGTTTCGGCCGGCTTTTTGGTGACCGGCTTGTCCGGGAACAGGCGCAGCCAGATTTTTCCGCCGCGCTTGACGAAACGCGTCATGGCGATACGGCTGGCTTCGATCTGGCGGTCGGTGATGTGGCCGCACTCCATGACCTTCAGGCCGTAGTTGCCAAACGACAGCTCGCTGCCGCGCCAGGCCTTGCCGGCCATGCGCCCGCGCTGCTGTTTGCGGTACTTCACTTTCTTGGGCATCAACATAGCTTTGACCTTAACTTCTTGGCTGGCCGTCGACGGTCAACCGTCGACAGTCGGCCGCTAAAACGCGGTTGCCGTTTGCGGCTCGCGCTTCTTGGTGGGCAGGATTTCGCCCTTGTACACCCAGCACTTCACGCCAATCACGCCGTAGGTGGTGCGCGCCTCGGCAAACCCGTAATCAATGTCGGCACGCAGGGTGTGCAGCGGCAACCGGCCCTGCAGATACCACTCCGAGCGCGCGATTTCATTGCCGTTCAAGCGTCCGCTGACGCGGACCTTGATGCCCTTGCAACCGAAGCGCAGGGCGGAATCTACCGACTTGCGCATGGCGCGGCGGAAGCCGACCCGCTTTTCCAGCTGCAGCGCGATCGATTCGGAAACCAGCTGCGCGTCCAGTTCGGGCTTGTGCACTTCCTGGATGTCGATGTAGACATCGCGGTTGGTGCGCTTCTGCAGCTCGCCCTTGAGCTTGTCGATTTCCGTGCCCTTGCGGCCGATGATGATGCCGGGCCGGGCGGTGCGGATGATGATGCGCAGCTTGTTGCCGGGGCGCTCGACCTCGATGGAGCTGACGCCGGCCGACTTGAGCTTCTCCTTCAGCTCACCCTTCAGCTTGACGTCTTCCAGCAGCATCTTGGCGTAATCGCGGGTCATGAACCAGCGCGACTTCCACGGCTTGGTGTAGCCGATCCGAAATCCGTATGGATGGACTTTTTGTCCCATGGTTCCTCGTCTCAGAAGCCGCCGGCTCTGCAGCCATTGGCCGTTGGCAAAGCCTATTTCTTCTTTCCTTTTCCCGCCGTTTTCTTGGCGGGCGCTTTCTTCTTCGCGACCGGACGGCGCGCCGGCTTGCGCACACGCGCGGCGGCTGCCGGGGTCTGTTCGCCCGCTTCCTCCGCGGCGCCGTTGCGGTTTTTCTCCGCCAGCGTGATCTCGATGTGCGCCATGCGCCGCTGGTAGCGGTAGGCGCGTCCCATCGGAGCGGGGCGGATGCGCTTCATGCGCGGGCCTTCGTTGGCGATGGCGCGCAGCACGAACAGATTGTCCACGTCCACGTCCACGCCCTTTTCGCCGCTCAGGTAGTTGGCGTTTTCAATGGCCGAGCGCAGCACCTTCTGCACGTCCGGCGCAATGCCCTTCTTGGTGAAGGTGAGCGTATTCATCGCGTCTTCCACGCGGCGCCCCTTGATCAGGTCGAGTACCAAACGCGCCTTCTGCGGCGAAACGCGCACGTATCTTGCCGAGCTTCTGAATTCCATGTTCGTCTCTCTACGCCTTCGGCGCCGGAGCTGCCGGTGCGGCCGGAACGATTGCTCCCGGGCCTCCGGGCACTCCGGCGGGCTTGGCCGCCACTTCGGTAGCCGCCCTCATCGAGTGTCCCTTGAACTGCCGGGTAAAGCTGAACTCGCCCAGCTTGTGGCCCACCATGTTCTCGGTGATGTACACCGGGATGAACTTCTTGCCGTTGTGCACCGCAATGGTATGGCCCACCATCTCGGGAATGATGGTCGAACGCCGCGACCAGGTGCGGAGCACCTTCTTCTCGTTGCGCTGGTTCATGCCCTCGATGCGTTGCGCCAGGAAACCGTCGATGAACGGACCCTTTTTTTGTGAACGCATTATTTCTTTCCTCGGCGGCTGACGATGAACTTCTCAGTCCGCTTGTTGTTGCGAGTCTTGTAGCCGCGCGTCGGCTGGCCCCAAGGCGTGACCGGGTGACGTCCGCCGGAGGTCTTGCCTTCACCGCCGCCGTGCGGGTGATCCACCGGGTTCATGGCAACACCGCGGTTGTGCGGGCGCTTGCCCATCCAGCGGGTACGGCCCGCCTTGCCGATGGAAATGTTCTCGTGATCCAGGTTGCCGACCTGGCCGATCGTCGCCATGCAATCGACGGTCACGCGCCGGGTTTCGCCCGAGGGCAACTTGAGCAGCGCGTAGTCGCCTTCCTTGGCGACCAGCTGCGCGGCCGCGCCTGCCGATCGCGCCATCTGCGCACCCTTGCCGGGCCGCAGCTCGACGTTGTGCACCGTCGTGCCGGGCGGGATGTTGCGCAGCGGCAGCGCGTTTCCCACCAGGATGTCGGCGTCGGGACCGCTCAGCAGCTTCGCGCCCAGCTTCAGCCCGTCGGGCTGGAGGATGTAGCGCTTCTCGCCGTCGGCGTAGCTCAGCAGCGCGATGCGCGCGGAACGGTTCGGGTCATACTCGATCGAAGTCACGGTGGCGGGAATGCCCGCCTTCTCGCGCTTGAAGTCGATGACGCGGTATTTCTTCTTGTGCCCGCCGCCACGGAACCGGCTGGTGATGTCGCCCTGGTTGCGGCGGCCGCCGGTGCGTTGCTTGCTCTCGGTCAGCGCCTTGTGCGGCCGGTTGGTCGTCAGCTCATCATTGACCAGCGTGGTCTGGAAGCGCAGCGTCGAAGTAACCGGTCTGTATGTTTTGATCGCCATAATTCGCTCTCGGCTATCGGCCGTCGGCTTTCGGTCCTTCGGCCCTTAGCTCTCTTTTCACTTCGCACCGGTGCGGCTGTTCTTTCCGACAGCCGATGGCCGATGGCTGATTGCCACTACAAGTTCTGCGCGTAGTCGGGCATTTTTTCACCCGCCTTCAGGCGCACGTAAGCTTTTTTCCAGTCGGGGCGGTAGCCGGTAAACTTGCCGCGGCGTCGTTCCTTGCCCACGAAGTTCGCGGTGCGAACCGAATCCACTTTCACCTTGAAGATGGACTGCACCGCTTCCTTGATCTCCGTCTTGGTCGCCTTGACCGCCACCTGGAAAACCAGGGTCGCTTCGGTTTCCTTCACGCCCAGGCCCTTCTCGGTGATGAGCGGCTTGCGAATGATCTGGTAAGCCGATTTCATTTACGCGACCTCCTCATGCCGGCG encodes:
- the rplP gene encoding 50S ribosomal protein L16, giving the protein MLMPKKVKYRKQQRGRMAGKAWRGSELSFGNYGLKVMECGHITDRQIEASRIAMTRFVKRGGKIWLRLFPDKPVTKKPAETRMGKGKGAPDHWVAVVRPGKILFEMEGVTPTEAREAMRLASHKLPLKTRFVQRDGSGTH
- the rplB gene encoding 50S ribosomal protein L2 translates to MAIKTYRPVTSTLRFQTTLVNDELTTNRPHKALTESKQRTGGRRNQGDITSRFRGGGHKKKYRVIDFKREKAGIPATVTSIEYDPNRSARIALLSYADGEKRYILQPDGLKLGAKLLSGPDADILVGNALPLRNIPPGTTVHNVELRPGKGAQMARSAGAAAQLVAKEGDYALLKLPSGETRRVTVDCMATIGQVGNLDHENISIGKAGRTRWMGKRPHNRGVAMNPVDHPHGGGEGKTSGGRHPVTPWGQPTRGYKTRNNKRTEKFIVSRRGKK
- the rpmC gene encoding 50S ribosomal protein L29 → MDAEKIRNLTDEELKQQERELNDQLFRLKFQLNMGQTESLKKIRGLRKDIARVKTISRQRQMAASEKS
- the rpsC gene encoding 30S ribosomal protein S3, which translates into the protein MGQKVHPYGFRIGYTKPWKSRWFMTRDYAKMLLEDVKLKGELKEKLKSAGVSSIEVERPGNKLRIIIRTARPGIIIGRKGTEIDKLKGELQKRTNRDVYIDIQEVHKPELDAQLVSESIALQLEKRVGFRRAMRKSVDSALRFGCKGIKVRVSGRLNGNEIARSEWYLQGRLPLHTLRADIDYGFAEARTTYGVIGVKCWVYKGEILPTKKREPQTATAF
- the rplV gene encoding 50S ribosomal protein L22; protein product: MEFRSSARYVRVSPQKARLVLDLIKGRRVEDAMNTLTFTKKGIAPDVQKVLRSAIENANYLSGEKGVDVDVDNLFVLRAIANEGPRMKRIRPAPMGRAYRYQRRMAHIEITLAEKNRNGAAEEAGEQTPAAAARVRKPARRPVAKKKAPAKKTAGKGKKK
- a CDS encoding 50S ribosomal protein L23; the protein is MKSAYQIIRKPLITEKGLGVKETEATLVFQVAVKATKTEIKEAVQSIFKVKVDSVRTANFVGKERRRGKFTGYRPDWKKAYVRLKAGEKMPDYAQNL